The genomic region AATTCGAATCCGTGCTTATGAGATGTACTACTAATAAACCACTTCAGAGCTCAAATAAGCAACAGCCCCCAGAGATATGCCTCATTTTCTACACAAAAAGTCTGCTACTGAACAATGGCGGGATGTCGCTCATCGTCTTCACCTGAATCCCATCAAGGACTAGAATCCTCTTTGGAGACAGGAACGACGCGTCAAGACCAGCTCCACCCTCATCATCACCGAGGTCACAGAAATGCTTAGGCATGTGCATGACAGCAATCGCCTCGGTTGAATCAACCGACTGCATCCCGGAGATCTTCTTCATCACAGTGGCGCTGACATACACAACATTGCCACCAGAGAGCTCATGCAGTTCACCCGGGACCTCTGCGCCGTCCAGGAGAAGCAAGCAATCGATTGCGGCGAACCCAAGCCTGCAGATCTCCCTGCAGCGGACAGCACGGAGGAGGAGCAAAGAATTAGAAATGAAAGGGCGCTGAAAAGGATCAGAGCGACGGGGCGGGAGAGAAGGGTACAGGATGGGGGCGAGGCCGACGAGGACGAGCCGGCGGCAGGACCGTCGGTAGGCGGCCGAGTCCCGGAGCTTCACGCAGTGCTTCACCAGGGGGTTCGCCACGCTCGCCACCTGCTTGCGCCTTTGCCCGACCCGGAGAGAAGGCGGGTTGGACGCGGCCGTCGCGGCGGCACCGGGAGcagcgaggcggcgacggcggaaGGCGCGCACCGAGAGCGCCGGGGAGTTGAACGCCGACGGCGGGGCGCGCGCCAGTAGCATCCCGGCGGCCGACGGTGGCGTGGTATCGCTCGCTCCGCCAACTTCGCTTCGGGGGTTCAAAGCCCGCCTTATCTACTTTGCGCTCAACGTGTCATTTTTTTTTCTATTGACAAAAAATAATACTCCCtatataaactaatataagagcgtttacataattaaaatagtgatctaaatgattttatattaatttacggaggAAGTATGTACGTATCTGTTTTCGAACAAAGGAGCGGAAATGggttatttaaaaaaaatgatcTATTCGCCCAGTGTCAAGGTAGTACAAATaacatcaaaaataaaaaaatacattaGGTTCATAGACCACTTaacgacgactacaaacactgtaGCGCGTCGAAGGCACGCCGCCAACATCGCTCCTCACTCATTGGAACCGGACAAATCTTATTGTAGTATAAGGTCAGAAAGTTATCGTGATAAGGCCTCATAAGACCAgcacaccagaacaacaaccgctgCCAACGAACAGAAATGTAGATTAGAAGGATCCAAAGTATAGACACACGAACAAATACCATATCCAcatggatccaccgaagacaaacgcctATCGAATCCCGCGAGATTCGCCGAAGACAAACTTTCACATGCCCTCCAGTGATGCTAGAAACATCACCAAGATGGGACTAAATGGGAGAACCTTATTTCATGAGTCGTTGCCGCCTTGCCTTTGCCTCTCTGAGGATGACACAAATTCTAACAAAACTcaaaaggcaaaaaaaaaaaaaaaaacaagccCTCCCGCCACGCACAAATATCCAAATCATGGGTTCAAATGCTTAAACAGAAGCAACTAAGAATATGGAACAAGAGactctaaggccttgtacaatgctagatgTTTAGGAAGAAAAATAAACCGTGTTTTTCTGAAGCATCAGTGCCTATTTCTACAGAAAAGATGCCTGATTAAGTGTCTGCCCTGTATAAATAAGTAtcggtgctta from Triticum aestivum cultivar Chinese Spring chromosome 4A, IWGSC CS RefSeq v2.1, whole genome shotgun sequence harbors:
- the LOC123087257 gene encoding uncharacterized tRNA/rRNA methyltransferase YsgA; the encoded protein is MLLARAPPSAFNSPALSVRAFRRRRLAAPGAAATAASNPPSLRVGQRRKQVASVANPLVKHCVKLRDSAAYRRSCRRLVLVGLAPILEICRLGFAAIDCLLLLDGAEVPGELHELSGGNVVYVSATVMKKISGMQSVDSTEAIAVMHMPKHFCDLGDDEGGAGLDASFLSPKRILVLDGIQDPGNLGTLIRSACAFKWDGVFLLPACCDPFNEKVLRAARGASLQLPIISGNWCDLHDLVTRYGMKMLAGHPESSSDGSEKTHVLSKELADSLMSESLCLVLGSEGNGLSEETVQACDLVSIPMEGIFESLNVSVAGGIFLFMLQPKQQTYSRISTP